One Bombus pyrosoma isolate SC7728 linkage group LG11, ASM1482585v1, whole genome shotgun sequence DNA segment encodes these proteins:
- the LOC122572664 gene encoding zinc finger protein Xfin-like isoform X1: MSGRLPRLRALRPRPQQFKTESHKEGNLKENRQGVVMREHELQSDTKDISYSVKDDVSIKNNSKHEHKHEELDCSGSSQNYECKTCKPPKPLSSLKAYLDHLKKEHKQKGKFIRDTGNRCSMCSYVALNSRDLETHQRVHHLKRRFFRCAKCYYVTHVRARYTKHVKYHSMPMIKCDACDFRTPYKWNLDRHTKNHGGGGAFQCRACNFTADIRQSLTVHETNHHEPPVGQTNRKSSTPFERKPRNSPKRYNQVGASDFRESLHISTGTTVSISPGDSYISDQSMEDKRSAIANAECIALKCEEKGCQFITAWDSEMQRHLAECHAPITPNKSRKPLPMLIPLSPTKLNSINSSGPSTTLKVPRVRVRPELAQIARDTELAKLYGNKEVSNLKKDANNAADLFEKKNASFFDKLKEKLTTTASINNGVPEVAVSTTNDLKCWCTFKASSMEELACHKQIHHTALSVSVGTTRCPKCRRRCKSSTDLQVHMQCCHSTSNDTSIHNSLEKLSNCSELRVTSYRGEYAFPAQTDWDVNLSGLNSSGSSVEGSSTHPSGRWVYKCPDCPFWASTASRFHVHIVGHLNRKPFECSLCAYRSNWRWDITKHIKLRAVKDPVHMTARVLMRDETGRRNYSKYNKYLAQVQQQSWDDQNMEERSVEETNSDEPSTKLFIMNTNEYRQTSDLSSSLTSIVSPNEGNHNLNTLNIGLKPPPLLKAAARNRGQSLLKSNLISSHSLSSGSSSATIAEENKRTMWKCKRCNFRHCSREIVSMHVKSHSEPADQHHEEEKNVFGCGDCPFTASDAATLSMHKVHHRPNLDAIFKCYLCPYYVSTKVELLDHVRLHGEELAVVHQQNMEYNFPTKSKAHRTSNTDNSINRMKQEKSVEQVIHITTQSNVTCFTNVSKNSGAPPPLLLDTRALPEAPLVWVSRPDGTLAKMLKCRHCPFVSSRQAEIRDHETMHLDTPSNGPVVACTDCSFTCTRREVMVAHTDMHSGSLGTVHCLVDDSRPDSQQLSDLAALLGFTHPPVLGSEPDLQDKRLVHCCSKCPARFLCEKELRIHLRYHSTELAYSCQWCSYAARQPAHLLAHQKAHSTEYQERTKYLLSFYGQSQRYPPPTTACVEANNQDSNNSTPTVAWIVVEVTESSNNGFNSSMNNTNQRTGNQVFTCAKCPARYFKLDALEYHMTLHGSNNRFKCTECDYSSKTAQNLVKHQVVHRRQNEASDVTSNLSPPPDPQFGLFMRGNPNFVYPAYLRNGRLKEKRYKCHKCPSAFEKREQYRVHLTLHGAKQRYRCDTCDYSVKYYANYIQHLKKHQANAEAQASRRQFEDDTITIDSDNISDNIGSISRSGKTLKSPNNSASIMTTNGISVLNFGGAQASNQDKQSLMLLQKKGILLSSNDEVETLRCQSCPFSTCDKDMMDAHKRRHGIERMTPSCPHCDYIPRKDENVGEHIRLHFTRLYKPESYLIIELLTLTMKKISSNGKEEKQKAAELLFKEYADGRFFPFTDTNSFGSPPTVSSYKEKVIVDPNTGETKHLTV; this comes from the exons ATGTCAGGAAGGCTACCCCGTCTGCGTGCACTTCGTCCACGACCCCAGCAATTTAAAACGGAGTCACATAAGGAAGGTAACCTTAAAGAGAATCGTCAGGGAGTCGTGATGAGGGAGCACGAGTTGCAAAGCGACACCAAAGACATTTCGTACAGTGTCAAAGACGATGTCTCAATAAAAAACAATTCAAAGCACGAGCACAAACACGAGGAGCTCGATTGTTCGGGGTCTTCACAAAATTACGAATGTAAAACATGCAAACCACCAAAACCTCTATCAAGTCTTAAGGCGTATCTCGATCATCTGAAAAAGGAGCACAAACAAaag GGGAAATTCATACGTGACACTGGAAATCGATGTTCTATGTGTTCATATGTTGCATTAAATTCAAGAGATCTTGAAACTCATCAGAGAGTACATCATTTAAAGAGAAGATTTTTCCGATGTGCTAAGTGCTATTATGTAACACATGTACGTGCTCGTTATACAAAGCATGTGAAATATCATTCCATGCCAATGATCAAATGTGATGCTTGTGATTTTCGTACGCCATATAAG TGGAATTTAGATAGGCACACTAAAAATCATGGAGGAGGAGGGGCTTTTCAATGTCGTGCTTGTAATTTTACAGCTGATATTAGACAAAGTTTAACAGTACATGAAACTAATCATCATGAACCTCCTGTGGGTCAAACAAATCGTAAATCTAGCACACCTTTTGAACGAAAACCAAGAAATAGTCCTAAACGTTACAATCAG GTGGGTGCAAGTGATTTTCGGGAATCACTACATATATCTACAGGTACAACAGTCTCGATCAGTCCTGGAGATTCATACATTTCTGATCAATCCATGGAAGATAAGAGAAGTGCAATAGCTAATGCAGAATGTATAGCATTGAAGTGTGAAGAAAAAGGTTGCCAATTCATTACTGCATGGGATTCTGAGATGCAACGACACCTGGCAGAATGTCATGCTCCAATTACACCAAACAAATCCAGAAAACCACTGCCAATGTTAATTCCTCTAAGTCCTACTAAACTAAATAGTATTAACTCCAGTGGACCTTCAACGACGTTAAAAGTTCCACGTGTTAGAGTAAGACCGGAACTCGCGCAAATTGCAAGAGACACGGAACTGGCaaaattatatggaaataaagaa GTCAGCAACTTAAAGAAGGATGCGAATAACGCGGccgatttatttgaaaaaaaaaatgcgtCGTTCTTTGATAAGCTTAAGGAAAAGCTTACAACGACAGCGTCAATTAATAATGGAGTACCGGAGGTAGCTGTAAGTACTACGAACGATTTGAAATGCTGGTGTACTTTTAAAGCTAGTAGCATGGAAGAGCTGGCTTGTCACAAACAAATACACCACACTGCTCTAAGTGTATCCGTGGGCACAACGCGTTGCCCGAAGTGCAGGAGACGTTGCAAAAGTTCGACTGATCTACAAGTGCATATGCAGTGTTGTCACTCGACAAGCAACGATACGTCAATACACAATAGCttagaaaaattatcaaattgttCAGAACTCCGTGTGACCTCGTATCGCGGTGAATATGCATTCCCAGCGCAAACGGATTGGGACGTTAATCTCAGCGGACTGAATTCCTCTGGATCATCG GTTGAAGGTTCTTCGACGCATCCAAGTGGCCGATGGGTATACAAATGCCCGGATTGTCCATTTTGGGCATCCACCGCAAGTCGTTTTCATGTTCATATTGTCGGTCATTTAAATCGGAAGCCATTCGAGTGTTCCCTATGCGCGTATCGCTCTAACTGGCGGTGGGACATCACAAAACATATTAAACTTAGAGCAGTTAAAGATCCAGTTCATATGACTGCCAGGGTACTTATGAGGGATGAAACAGGTCGACGGaattattccaaatataacaaatatcttgCACAG GTCCAACAACAGTCGTGGGATGATCAAAACATGGAGGAACGTAGCGTGGAAGAAACGAATTCTGACGAACCGTCAACTAAGTTATTCATAATGAATACCAACGAATATCGGCAAACATCGGATCTCTCGTCTTCTCTTACTTCGATCGTGTCTCCGAATGAAGGAAACCATAATCTTAACACCCTTAATATCGGATTGAAACCACCACCGCTTCTTAAAGCTGCTGCGAGGAATCGGGGACAGTCTTTACTTAAAAGCAATTTGATTTCCTCTCATTCACTATCAAGTGGATCATCATCAGCGACGATCGCAGAGGAAAATAAACGTACAATGTGGAAATGCAAACGTTGCAATTTTCGACATTGTAGTAGAGAAATTGTTTCTATGCATGTTAAATCTCACAGTGAGCCAGCTGACCAACAccatgaagaagaaaaa AATGTATTTGGTTGTGGAGATTGTCCATTTACCGCATCTGATGCAGCAACGTTATCGATGCATAAAGTTCATCATCGTCCAAATTTGGAtgctatttttaaatgttatttatgtcCATATTATGTCAGCACAAAagt AGAGCTTTTGGATCATGTCAGACTTCATGGAGAGGAGCTCGCCGTTGTGCACCAACAGAATATGGAGTACAATTTCCCTACCAAGTCTAAAGCACATCGAACTTCAAACACTGATAATA GTATTAATCGCATGAAACAAGAGAAGTCTGTAGAGCAAGTGATTCATATCACAACGCAGAGCAACGTGACTTGTTTCACTAATGTTTCGAAGAATTCCGGAGCGCCACCGCCATTGCTTCTTGATACACGAGCACTGCCTGAAGCTCCATTAGTATGGGTGTCCCGACCAGATGGTACACTAgcgaaaatgttaaaatgtcGTCACTGCCCTTTTGTATCTTCGCGACAAGCAGAAATCCGAGATCATGAAACCATGCACCTCGATACTCCTAGTAATGGTCCTGTGGTCGCTTGTACAGATTGTAGTTTCACTTGCACACGGCGAGAAGTCATGGTTGCACACACAGATATGCATTCCGGATCTTTAGGCACTGTTCATTGTTTGGTAGATGATTCAAGGCCAGATTCGCAGCAATTAAGCGATTTGGCTGCGCTTCTCGGCTTTACTCATCCTCCGGTATTAGGTTCGGAACCTGATCTACAAGACAAAAGACTTGTGCATTGTTGTAGCAAATGTCCAGCGCGATTCCTTTGCgaaaaagaattaagaatACATTTAAGATATCATTCTACAGAACTAGCTTATTCTTGCCAATGGTGTTCTTATGCTGCTCGACAACCGGCCCATCTTTTAGCCCATCAGAAGGCACATTCTACGGAGTATCAAGAGCGCACCAAATATTTGTTATCTTTTTACGGTCAGTCACAGCGATATCCGCCGCCTACCACAGCTTGTGTCGAAGCAAATAATCAAGATTCAAATAATTCTACACCTACCGTCGCATGGATTGTAGTCGAAGTTACAGAAAGTTCCAACAACGGGTTTAATAGTAGCATGAACAACACAAATCAACGAACTGGGAATCAAGTATTCACTTGTGCAAAATGTCCGGCTCGTTATTTCAAATTAGATGCTTTAGAATATCATATGACCTTGCATGGATCAAACAATAGATTTAAATGCACTGAGTGTGACTATTCGTCGAAGACGGCTcagaatttagtgaaacatCAGGTAGTTCATAGACGTCAAAACGAAGCGAGCGATGTAACTTCAAATCTGTCTCCTCCTCCCGACCCACAGTTTGGACTTTTTATGCGTGGGAATCCTAACTTTGTATATCCTGCTTATTTAAGAAACGgtcgattaaaagaaaagcgaTATAAATGCCATAAATGTCCTTCTGCCTTTGAGAAACGAGAACAATACAGAGTTCATCTAACTCTGCACGGTGCGAAACAAAGATATCGCTGCGATACGTGCGActattctgtaaaatattacgcTAATTATATTCAACATCTAAAGAAACATCAGGCAAATGCAGAGGCGCAAGCTTCACGTAGACAATTTGAGGACGATACAATTACCATTGATAGCGATAATATTTCCGATAATATAGGTTCCATTTCACGTTCAGGAAAGACGCTTAAATCACCCAATAATTCAGCTTCAATCATGACTACAAATGGTATATCAGTGTTAAATTTTGGTGGAGCACAGGCCTCGAATCAAGATAAGCAGTCCTTAATGTTGCTGCAAAAGAAAGGGATACTTCTATCTTCTAACGACGAAGTGGAGACGTTACGTTGTCAAAGCTGTCCGTTTTCTACGTGTGACAAAGACATGATGGATGCTCATAAGCGTCGACATGGCATTGAAAGAATGACACCGTCTTGTCCTCATTGCGATTATATACCGCGAAAAGATGAGAATGTCGGTGAACATATTAGATTGCATTTTACAAGACTTTATAAACCAGAATCCTAtcttattatagaattattaacattgacaatgaaaaagatatcttCGAacggaaaggaagagaaacaaaaggCTGCCgaattactttttaaagaaTACGCGGATGGaagattttttccttttaccgATACCAATTCTTTTGGGAGTCCTCCTACTGTGAGCAGTTACAAAGAAAAAGTCATAGTCGATCCAAATACAGGAGAAACGAAACATTTAACTgtttag
- the LOC122572664 gene encoding uncharacterized protein LOC122572664 isoform X2, producing the protein MSGRLPRLRALRPRPQQFKTESHKEGNLKENRQGVVMREHELQSDTKDISYSVKDDVSIKNNSKHEHKHEELDCSGSSQNYECKTCKPPKPLSSLKAYLDHLKKEHKQKGKFIRDTGNRCSMCSYVALNSRDLETHQRVHHLKRRFFRCAKCYYVTHVRARYTKHVKYHSMPMIKCDACDFRTPYKWNLDRHTKNHGGGGAFQCRACNFTADIRQSLTVHETNHHEPPVGQTNRKSSTPFERKPRNSPKRYNQVGASDFRESLHISTGTTVSISPGDSYISDQSMEDKRSAIANAECIALKCEEKGCQFITAWDSEMQRHLAECHAPITPNKSRKPLPMLIPLSPTKLNSINSSGPSTTLKVPRVRVRPELAQIARDTELAKLYGNKEVSNLKKDANNAADLFEKKNASFFDKLKEKLTTTASINNGVPEVAVSTTNDLKCWCTFKASSMEELACHKQIHHTALSVSVGTTRCPKCRRRCKSSTDLQVHMQCCHSTSNDTSIHNSLEKLSNCSELRVTSYRGEYAFPAQTDWDVNLSGLNSSGSSVQQQSWDDQNMEERSVEETNSDEPSTKLFIMNTNEYRQTSDLSSSLTSIVSPNEGNHNLNTLNIGLKPPPLLKAAARNRGQSLLKSNLISSHSLSSGSSSATIAEENKRTMWKCKRCNFRHCSREIVSMHVKSHSEPADQHHEEEKNVFGCGDCPFTASDAATLSMHKVHHRPNLDAIFKCYLCPYYVSTKVELLDHVRLHGEELAVVHQQNMEYNFPTKSKAHRTSNTDNSINRMKQEKSVEQVIHITTQSNVTCFTNVSKNSGAPPPLLLDTRALPEAPLVWVSRPDGTLAKMLKCRHCPFVSSRQAEIRDHETMHLDTPSNGPVVACTDCSFTCTRREVMVAHTDMHSGSLGTVHCLVDDSRPDSQQLSDLAALLGFTHPPVLGSEPDLQDKRLVHCCSKCPARFLCEKELRIHLRYHSTELAYSCQWCSYAARQPAHLLAHQKAHSTEYQERTKYLLSFYGQSQRYPPPTTACVEANNQDSNNSTPTVAWIVVEVTESSNNGFNSSMNNTNQRTGNQVFTCAKCPARYFKLDALEYHMTLHGSNNRFKCTECDYSSKTAQNLVKHQVVHRRQNEASDVTSNLSPPPDPQFGLFMRGNPNFVYPAYLRNGRLKEKRYKCHKCPSAFEKREQYRVHLTLHGAKQRYRCDTCDYSVKYYANYIQHLKKHQANAEAQASRRQFEDDTITIDSDNISDNIGSISRSGKTLKSPNNSASIMTTNGISVLNFGGAQASNQDKQSLMLLQKKGILLSSNDEVETLRCQSCPFSTCDKDMMDAHKRRHGIERMTPSCPHCDYIPRKDENVGEHIRLHFTRLYKPESYLIIELLTLTMKKISSNGKEEKQKAAELLFKEYADGRFFPFTDTNSFGSPPTVSSYKEKVIVDPNTGETKHLTV; encoded by the exons ATGTCAGGAAGGCTACCCCGTCTGCGTGCACTTCGTCCACGACCCCAGCAATTTAAAACGGAGTCACATAAGGAAGGTAACCTTAAAGAGAATCGTCAGGGAGTCGTGATGAGGGAGCACGAGTTGCAAAGCGACACCAAAGACATTTCGTACAGTGTCAAAGACGATGTCTCAATAAAAAACAATTCAAAGCACGAGCACAAACACGAGGAGCTCGATTGTTCGGGGTCTTCACAAAATTACGAATGTAAAACATGCAAACCACCAAAACCTCTATCAAGTCTTAAGGCGTATCTCGATCATCTGAAAAAGGAGCACAAACAAaag GGGAAATTCATACGTGACACTGGAAATCGATGTTCTATGTGTTCATATGTTGCATTAAATTCAAGAGATCTTGAAACTCATCAGAGAGTACATCATTTAAAGAGAAGATTTTTCCGATGTGCTAAGTGCTATTATGTAACACATGTACGTGCTCGTTATACAAAGCATGTGAAATATCATTCCATGCCAATGATCAAATGTGATGCTTGTGATTTTCGTACGCCATATAAG TGGAATTTAGATAGGCACACTAAAAATCATGGAGGAGGAGGGGCTTTTCAATGTCGTGCTTGTAATTTTACAGCTGATATTAGACAAAGTTTAACAGTACATGAAACTAATCATCATGAACCTCCTGTGGGTCAAACAAATCGTAAATCTAGCACACCTTTTGAACGAAAACCAAGAAATAGTCCTAAACGTTACAATCAG GTGGGTGCAAGTGATTTTCGGGAATCACTACATATATCTACAGGTACAACAGTCTCGATCAGTCCTGGAGATTCATACATTTCTGATCAATCCATGGAAGATAAGAGAAGTGCAATAGCTAATGCAGAATGTATAGCATTGAAGTGTGAAGAAAAAGGTTGCCAATTCATTACTGCATGGGATTCTGAGATGCAACGACACCTGGCAGAATGTCATGCTCCAATTACACCAAACAAATCCAGAAAACCACTGCCAATGTTAATTCCTCTAAGTCCTACTAAACTAAATAGTATTAACTCCAGTGGACCTTCAACGACGTTAAAAGTTCCACGTGTTAGAGTAAGACCGGAACTCGCGCAAATTGCAAGAGACACGGAACTGGCaaaattatatggaaataaagaa GTCAGCAACTTAAAGAAGGATGCGAATAACGCGGccgatttatttgaaaaaaaaaatgcgtCGTTCTTTGATAAGCTTAAGGAAAAGCTTACAACGACAGCGTCAATTAATAATGGAGTACCGGAGGTAGCTGTAAGTACTACGAACGATTTGAAATGCTGGTGTACTTTTAAAGCTAGTAGCATGGAAGAGCTGGCTTGTCACAAACAAATACACCACACTGCTCTAAGTGTATCCGTGGGCACAACGCGTTGCCCGAAGTGCAGGAGACGTTGCAAAAGTTCGACTGATCTACAAGTGCATATGCAGTGTTGTCACTCGACAAGCAACGATACGTCAATACACAATAGCttagaaaaattatcaaattgttCAGAACTCCGTGTGACCTCGTATCGCGGTGAATATGCATTCCCAGCGCAAACGGATTGGGACGTTAATCTCAGCGGACTGAATTCCTCTGGATCATCG GTCCAACAACAGTCGTGGGATGATCAAAACATGGAGGAACGTAGCGTGGAAGAAACGAATTCTGACGAACCGTCAACTAAGTTATTCATAATGAATACCAACGAATATCGGCAAACATCGGATCTCTCGTCTTCTCTTACTTCGATCGTGTCTCCGAATGAAGGAAACCATAATCTTAACACCCTTAATATCGGATTGAAACCACCACCGCTTCTTAAAGCTGCTGCGAGGAATCGGGGACAGTCTTTACTTAAAAGCAATTTGATTTCCTCTCATTCACTATCAAGTGGATCATCATCAGCGACGATCGCAGAGGAAAATAAACGTACAATGTGGAAATGCAAACGTTGCAATTTTCGACATTGTAGTAGAGAAATTGTTTCTATGCATGTTAAATCTCACAGTGAGCCAGCTGACCAACAccatgaagaagaaaaa AATGTATTTGGTTGTGGAGATTGTCCATTTACCGCATCTGATGCAGCAACGTTATCGATGCATAAAGTTCATCATCGTCCAAATTTGGAtgctatttttaaatgttatttatgtcCATATTATGTCAGCACAAAagt AGAGCTTTTGGATCATGTCAGACTTCATGGAGAGGAGCTCGCCGTTGTGCACCAACAGAATATGGAGTACAATTTCCCTACCAAGTCTAAAGCACATCGAACTTCAAACACTGATAATA GTATTAATCGCATGAAACAAGAGAAGTCTGTAGAGCAAGTGATTCATATCACAACGCAGAGCAACGTGACTTGTTTCACTAATGTTTCGAAGAATTCCGGAGCGCCACCGCCATTGCTTCTTGATACACGAGCACTGCCTGAAGCTCCATTAGTATGGGTGTCCCGACCAGATGGTACACTAgcgaaaatgttaaaatgtcGTCACTGCCCTTTTGTATCTTCGCGACAAGCAGAAATCCGAGATCATGAAACCATGCACCTCGATACTCCTAGTAATGGTCCTGTGGTCGCTTGTACAGATTGTAGTTTCACTTGCACACGGCGAGAAGTCATGGTTGCACACACAGATATGCATTCCGGATCTTTAGGCACTGTTCATTGTTTGGTAGATGATTCAAGGCCAGATTCGCAGCAATTAAGCGATTTGGCTGCGCTTCTCGGCTTTACTCATCCTCCGGTATTAGGTTCGGAACCTGATCTACAAGACAAAAGACTTGTGCATTGTTGTAGCAAATGTCCAGCGCGATTCCTTTGCgaaaaagaattaagaatACATTTAAGATATCATTCTACAGAACTAGCTTATTCTTGCCAATGGTGTTCTTATGCTGCTCGACAACCGGCCCATCTTTTAGCCCATCAGAAGGCACATTCTACGGAGTATCAAGAGCGCACCAAATATTTGTTATCTTTTTACGGTCAGTCACAGCGATATCCGCCGCCTACCACAGCTTGTGTCGAAGCAAATAATCAAGATTCAAATAATTCTACACCTACCGTCGCATGGATTGTAGTCGAAGTTACAGAAAGTTCCAACAACGGGTTTAATAGTAGCATGAACAACACAAATCAACGAACTGGGAATCAAGTATTCACTTGTGCAAAATGTCCGGCTCGTTATTTCAAATTAGATGCTTTAGAATATCATATGACCTTGCATGGATCAAACAATAGATTTAAATGCACTGAGTGTGACTATTCGTCGAAGACGGCTcagaatttagtgaaacatCAGGTAGTTCATAGACGTCAAAACGAAGCGAGCGATGTAACTTCAAATCTGTCTCCTCCTCCCGACCCACAGTTTGGACTTTTTATGCGTGGGAATCCTAACTTTGTATATCCTGCTTATTTAAGAAACGgtcgattaaaagaaaagcgaTATAAATGCCATAAATGTCCTTCTGCCTTTGAGAAACGAGAACAATACAGAGTTCATCTAACTCTGCACGGTGCGAAACAAAGATATCGCTGCGATACGTGCGActattctgtaaaatattacgcTAATTATATTCAACATCTAAAGAAACATCAGGCAAATGCAGAGGCGCAAGCTTCACGTAGACAATTTGAGGACGATACAATTACCATTGATAGCGATAATATTTCCGATAATATAGGTTCCATTTCACGTTCAGGAAAGACGCTTAAATCACCCAATAATTCAGCTTCAATCATGACTACAAATGGTATATCAGTGTTAAATTTTGGTGGAGCACAGGCCTCGAATCAAGATAAGCAGTCCTTAATGTTGCTGCAAAAGAAAGGGATACTTCTATCTTCTAACGACGAAGTGGAGACGTTACGTTGTCAAAGCTGTCCGTTTTCTACGTGTGACAAAGACATGATGGATGCTCATAAGCGTCGACATGGCATTGAAAGAATGACACCGTCTTGTCCTCATTGCGATTATATACCGCGAAAAGATGAGAATGTCGGTGAACATATTAGATTGCATTTTACAAGACTTTATAAACCAGAATCCTAtcttattatagaattattaacattgacaatgaaaaagatatcttCGAacggaaaggaagagaaacaaaaggCTGCCgaattactttttaaagaaTACGCGGATGGaagattttttccttttaccgATACCAATTCTTTTGGGAGTCCTCCTACTGTGAGCAGTTACAAAGAAAAAGTCATAGTCGATCCAAATACAGGAGAAACGAAACATTTAACTgtttag